CGTCATCATCCTCTTCTTCGAAGTGCAATACAGGCGCTGGTTGCTCGGGCTCAGGTTCGGGCTCGGTACTCTCGGCTTCCACGCCGGCAAGCAATTCGGCGGGGATATTGCCTTTGGATAAGGCTTCGCCCCATTCCATGTATTGTGCCACCAACGCGGGCTCAGGCATGGGCTGGCGGGTACGGAAGGATTCAATCATGCCGGGCACAAGGCCAACGACGCGCTCAATCAGATCCACGTGCATGCTGTTGGGCTCGACACTGCCATCGATCACGCGATTGAGCATATTCTCGATTGACCAGGCCAGTTCGCCAATGTCCATGGCTTTCACCATGCGGCCCGAGCCTTTCAACGTGTGGAAAGCACGACGGAATTCGGTCAGTGATTCGGCATCATTGAAATCTTCTTTCCAGCGAGGGAAGTATTCATGGATCGTTTCCAGAACTTCTTCGGCTTCCTCGATGAAAATCTCGCGGATTTCCTCATCGACATCATCCTCTTCCACTTGCGGCGCAGGCGGTACTGCCGCGGCCTCGGAAATATTGACGTCTACTGGTTCTTGTTCAAACGCTTCATCGGCCTCGGATACCGGTGCCTCAAACGCCACTTCGTCTGCATCAACGTCGTCATCCGCCTCAATCGGCTCAGGCTCAGGCTCAGGCTCAGATTTGGGCTCAGAATCGGGCTCAATGAAATTGTCAACTGGCGCTTCAGCTTCGACCGTCACCGGCTGTTGCTCTGCAATATCGTCGACCGATTCCGGTTCGTCCTGTTCCGTTTCTGGCACCGGCACGTTCATGTCGACGTCTTCAACGCCGCCCATTTTCTTGAGTACCGTTTCGGCATCATGACGTTGTTCAGGCTGTTCAGCTTTCGGCTTGGTAGGCGCCACTGCATAGCCCAGATCACTGACGCTTTCTTCTGCCACGCTCAATAGCAGATCGTCGTCTTCGTCCAGATCACCGGCCAATCGTTCGAGGTAATACTCAACACTGGTAATGGCATCGGCCAATGTGTCTAACGTTGCCCACTCGGGCGCTGCATCACTGTTCAGCAGCTGCTCTTCAATAAACCGTGCGCACGCACCGATAATTTTCGCGGGTCGGGACAGCGGCACCATTTCCAGGCCACCACGGATCTCGCGCAATAAACTCGGCACATTGACCAGATGCGAGCGATCCCACTGCGAAGCGATATATTCGATGACCGCATCTTTGGCCTGCTCCAGACCATTGCGACATTCACGTAACACTTGCTCCTGAGCCGCGTCCAGATTCAGATCGCGACCGCCGCCCTGATCTTCTTTACCGCCAGCGGTTCGCAGCAAATTCTGCAGACCGTTTTCAATATCAATAATTTCGCCGGCCACGCCCATCAACACATCGTGGGTGAGTGTCGTGTTGTCGTCGTGTGCCCGTTCGAGAATCGTGGTTTGCGCGAGCACCTGGTTGCGCAGTGCGCCGATTCCCAGTACCGCCATGGTGTCCGCCACACGCTTCAGGACCGGCAATGCTTCCTGAATATGGGCGCCGGTGTTCTCACCGGACAGACACATGTCCATCGCGTGCTTGATGATATCCAGCTCATCATTGATCGCTGCCACAACCGAGCGCATGGCGTCGGTGTCTGCACCGCTCAATAACTCTTCTGGCTCCAACTCGTCGGATTTTTCTTTGGGCAGCGCTTCTTCCAGCTTGTACTTGGCCTTGACCAAGCGGATGGTGCCGGCATTGGAGTCGGAGCGGGCGATGTAATACAGCAGGTTTTTGAGTAATTCATGGGAAGCGCCGGCTTTCAGCGCTTTGGTGCCGTACACGGCCAGCACTTTCATTTCTACATCGAGCTGACGCAGCAGGTTTTTAACCGATACACTGGCTTCAATGCTGTCGTTCTGAAGCCCTTCAACCAAGGCGACGGCGATTTCCCAGAGCGGCTGACGGGCGGTGCCGCTGGTCAACTTCTGCAAGCGGGCAAACACCTTGTGCATATAGCCAAGATTTTCTTCCGGCTTCACGCCGCGAATTACACCGGCAGCTGCCATCTGGTACATCTGACGAAGCTTGCCGACCATGGCGGTGAACTGTGCCGCATCGCGGGCGGCAGGAATCATCTCACCAGTAATGCGCTTAGCCGCAGACATGTCCGGCGTAAACAGCTGGGTTTCGGTCAGTAACGTTTCACCGCGCACAGCGCGCAAATCGTTCAGCAACGGCAATACAATTGCCGGCTGATCTTTGCGATTGGCCTTAATGTGGTCCAGATACAGTGGCAGCTGCAGGATGGCTCGCATCAGGACTTCCTGACCGTCCGGCAGGTTTTTGACCTTGCCATCCAGTAGCGCCTGCGCCAATTGTTCCATTTCCTCGGCCATCAGGGCCGCACCGTAGAACTCCACCATTTTCAGGGAGCCATGGACCTGATGGATATGGGTCAGACAAAAGCGTATACGCGTTTCGTCCTTGACGTTCTCAACCCAGGCTTCAAGCGCTTGGCGCGCCTGGCGCAGAGTTTCGCCAATTTCTCCGATTACCCAATCGAGGGCTGCAAAATTACGGTTATCTCCCAAAGGGCCGTCCTCTCGTTCTTCCGGGCTTACGCCTCGGGCAGGCGCACGTAGGCCTGAATTTCGTCGTCAGCGACTCGTTTGATTTTGGGGTTGGTCCAATCGGTGATTTCACCCAGCCCCACTATCAACACACCGTTGGGCTTGAGCCGGTCAACCAGTGCATTCAGCACTTCCCGGCGGCGCCAACGGCGGAAATAGATCAACAGGTTCTGACAGAAAATCACATCCATCATCACCCGGGGCATGCGCGCCACGTCCAAAACATTGCCGTGGCTGAAGCACACCCTATCGCGAATTTTTTCCACCACCTGCAGCTCTTTGTCTGCCGGTATAAAGTAGCGAGCGCGCTCCTCCCGGGTGACCTGCTCCACCTTGCGGGGGTGGTACAGGCCTTTGCGCGCTTTTTGCAGAGATTGCAAACTGATATCGGTGGCGGTCACACCGAAATAGGGGTCGAGCGCCGCCAGTTCAAAGCAATCATTAATGGCCATAGCCAATGCATAAGGCTCTTCACCGGTGGCACAGCCCACGCTCCAGACATCAAAACTACCATTGAGTGCCTGATTATTGATGCGCGATTGCACCAGCCGGCGAACAAATTCGATAGACGGGCGATGACGGAAAAAACTGGTCTCTTTGACCACCAGTCGATCCACTAAAATCGACCACTCCACCATACCCTGCAAGCCATCGACCACCTGGGTCAGGTAGTGGCTGTAGCTATCGCATTCCAGTTCGCGCATACGCCCGCCAATCTGGGTTTGCAAAAACGCGCGCTGATGGGGAGCAATCTGGATGCCGGTGCGATCTTCCAGCAGCTGACTCCAGCGCTGGAATTCATCCTCCGACAATTCAGGCAGTTCCCGCAAAGACCACACCACAGCGACTTGCCTCTACCGTTACGCTTTGTTCAGCGCTTCTTCGTCTTCCAGACTGCTGAGCTCTGCATTGAACTCGCCATCCAGATCAAAAGATACATCGTCTTCAGCGTCCATCTCATCCACGGATTCTTCCAGTGTCAGAGTTTCCGCTTCACCGTAGCCTTCGCTCAGTTCTTCTGGCAGCTTGAAGCCCGCTACCGATTCCCGCAGATCCAATGCCATTTCGGCCAGGGTACCAATCGACTGGGCGGTAGCTGAGGTACCGGCAGACGTTTGCGAGGTAATTTCCTGAATCACGTTCATCGTGTTGGAAATGTGACCGGCCGATGAGGCCTGCTGACGGGCAGCGTTCGAAATGTTCTGAATCAATTCCGCCAATGACGACGATACGTTTTCAATTTCTTCCAGTGCCACACCCGCATCCTGTGCCAGGCGAGCACCGCGCACCACTTCCGCGGTGGTTTGTTCCATCGAGATTACCGCCTCGTTGGTATCGTTCTGAATCGTTTTAACCAGCGCCTCAATCTGCTTGGTAGCCGCAGCAGAACGTTCCGCAAGGCGCTGTACTTCGTCCGCTACCACCGCGAAGCCCCGGCCTGCGTCACCGGCCATCGAGGCCTGGATCGCAGCGTTAAGTGCCAGAATGTTGGTTTGGTCAGCAATGTCGTTAATCAGCGATACGATGT
This region of Simiduia agarivorans SA1 = DSM 21679 genomic DNA includes:
- a CDS encoding CheR family methyltransferase, whose translation is MWSLRELPELSEDEFQRWSQLLEDRTGIQIAPHQRAFLQTQIGGRMRELECDSYSHYLTQVVDGLQGMVEWSILVDRLVVKETSFFRHRPSIEFVRRLVQSRINNQALNGSFDVWSVGCATGEEPYALAMAINDCFELAALDPYFGVTATDISLQSLQKARKGLYHPRKVEQVTREERARYFIPADKELQVVEKIRDRVCFSHGNVLDVARMPRVMMDVIFCQNLLIYFRRWRRREVLNALVDRLKPNGVLIVGLGEITDWTNPKIKRVADDEIQAYVRLPEA